One window of Trifolium pratense cultivar HEN17-A07 linkage group LG5, ARS_RC_1.1, whole genome shotgun sequence genomic DNA carries:
- the LOC123886646 gene encoding uncharacterized protein LOC123886646: MSSSSVANSMAVEIPECGCKNPMRLYISNSGENPKRRYWKCPTHGGARSCNLFIWDDEIEGHPPYVRPTARPNVRESQTQPSRGCTCSELFKDVVSIVKEIQFNKGEKMKMKLQNERSTAKMFRNLLICSWIIFFFYVKMFT; this comes from the exons ATGTCTTCTTCATCTGTTGCAAATTCAATGGCAGTCGAAATCCCAGAATGTGGTTGCAAAAATCCAATGAGGTTGTACATATCCAATTCAGGCGAAAATCCTAAGCGTAGATATTGGAAATGTCCAACTCATGGG GGAGCTCGAAGTTGTAATCTTTTCATATGGGATGATGAAATTGAAGGCCACCCTCCCTATGTGCGTCCAACTGCTCGTCCAAATGTTCGTGAATCACAAACTCAACCCAGTCGTGGTTGCACATGCTCAGAGTTGTTCAAAGATGTGGTTTCAATTGTTAAagaaattcaattcaataagggagagaagatgaagatgaaactACAAAACGAGAGATCGACAGCAAAGATGTTTAGGAATTTATTGATTTGTTCTtggattattttctttttttatgttaaaatgttTACCtaa